The following DNA comes from Cryptococcus deuterogattii R265 chromosome 2, complete sequence.
TATGCATGGATAGATAGCCACGGATATTTCTATTCTGTGATACCGATAATAAAGCATTACTGTCGATGCATGGAAGTCGTGGGTTGAAGTAGAATGACTGGCGGAGGTAATTCGTAGTTGTGTTGCTGTTGAATCTTTATTCCCACAACAACTCGCAACTCTActgcttccttctctatcTGAATTCTCCCAGCCATGTCCCTCCCTATGCACCTCCGCAGCTACCGCGAAAAGTCCAAAGACGAACATACAAGGGACTTCTTCAACGTACCCCTTCAAGAACAGCTCCCAAACCCCTCGGATCCACCTTCCGTCGTAAAGATCAGAAACCACCATGCCCACAACGGTAGTGGAAtcaaggaaggcgagaTGCAGGGTATGGAAATCAGCGCGGTGCTGAGCGTAGAGGGTAAAGAGGAAGTCTATGTGAGCTGTCTCCACTGGCTTTCCTAAATGACATGGTGACATGGGCTGGTGCTGATTACGGGGTTGCTATAGGCTGGGAAGCTCTCACTATTACCGCCATTTCTATGTTTCATATCACTGGACAGGAAGTCCTGCAGGTCTACAATACCCTTGTACACCATTCGCCGGGTCGAGAGGTGAGCTTTCGGTCATTTTCAATAATATACTTGTCATCTGCGACCAGGACATGGCGCGCTGATGCGTGAAGATGATCAGATTGAATTCGAGAGCAGGAGTTTTCGCGCTGTCGTTGGCAACATGGCATGGTATGAGGATTGTGAGCCCCTTGGTCTCCCAGCAATTGGAGCTGCGCTTACACGTACAAGGTCTTGCAACTTACGTCGCTCCTGCCAGCAGCAGAGCAGTTCGCTATCCTCTTACGGGATGCTCTCAAATCACAGGTACGCAAAAGAATCACTCCTCTAAGCAAATGCTAACTTTACCACAGCTCCCTCAAATGAAACAGCTCAAGCCgttcctcccttccctttaTTCAGAATACCTTCTTGCCTCCCCTTCCAACTCCCATGCCCAAACTCACACCGATAACCTGCTCATCAGCACAGAGCTCGCGGCGGCAGGGACTGCGCACGACGGGGAAGGCGATTTGAGAGGACCGGGTGGtgatggaaagggagagTATCAGCGAGGCTTGGGAGAGACTTTCGGTTTCCCCGGTGAcgcaaggaagatgagggagagaagtAAGATGAGGCTGTGGAGGGAATACTTCTTGAGTGTGTTTATCCTTATCTGCATGGAAGGTGGGGCTTACTTATAGACGTAGTTCATGGACGGAACTTTACGTGTAGGTGTGATGAGACTCTCGAAGATGGCAGTTAAAAGTGTTGCGTAGTATTACGATACCCGCCATTCCAGCGTCTTTTGCAAGTCGGTCTTCCCTCAAGGTTACGCGGCGAATTGTGGGAGGTCATGTCAGGATCAATCTGTATATCCAAATCATTATCTTCTCCCCCATAAAATCCTGCTCACGTACCGCTAGATCTACGCTTTTCAAACCCACAAACATATGACCTCCTCTTATCTCAGAACGCCGGCAAACATAGTCAATCTacagatgagattgagaaggatcTTAACCGGTCTTTACCAGAGTACAAAGCGTACCAGAGCGAAGAGGGACTTGCAAGGCTGAGGAGAGTGCTTGTGGCCTATAGTTTCAGGAATCCTGAGTTGGGGTACTGTCAGGCATTGAACATTGTTGTAGCTGGCTTGCTCATGTGAGTAGCCCAAGTCAAAGCTCAGAAGTCCGCGTTGACTTTTTATAGCTACATGTCAGAGCAACAAGCTTTCTGGTTACTTGAAGTTCTCTGCGATAGGATCCTTCCTGGGTACTACAGGTTGGTAATAATACGATGAAAAGATAGCCGCTCATGCTCTTGTAGTCCTTCAATGGAAGGTACTCTCTTGGACCAGCGAGTTTTCGAATCACTTGTTCACCGATGTCTTCCCATGATTCACGAACACTTCAAATCGGTCGATGTTCAAATTTCTGTcgcttcccttccttgGTTCCTGAGTCTGTATATCAATTCTATGCCTCTTATCTTTGCCTTCCGTATCGTGGACTGTGTTCTTGCTATGGGCGTAAAAGTCCTTTTCCAGATCGGTCTTGGTATGTATTCCTCAAAGATTGCAGAACGAGAGACTTACATTCGTTAGCTGTACTCAAAATCAACGGCGAGGCCCTTCTCCAAGTCACCGATGATGGCATGTTCATCAACCTCATGCGCGGATATTTTGCTACCATTGGCGACTCTGCCCACCCCGACCATGCTGACCCTCGTATTCGGGCGATCACCAACTTCCAAGAACTCCTCGTCGTGGCCTTCCGCGAATTTAACGTCATAACCGATGAAACGATCACCACCGAGCGACGTCGTTTACGTGCCATCATCTCGGACGAGATTGAAAAATTCTCTAAAAGAGCAGCTGTACGAAACCTTaaaagagttggaagtTTCTCCAAAGACCAAATCGGTATCATCTATGACCACTATTTTACCGCCGTGTGTTCCCCTGAGGCTGGTCCTGCAGTCCAGCCAAACCCAATCAGTCTCCCCGGAGACCAGTTTGACCAGCCGAGAATCCAAGTGGATGCGCAGGGAAGGGTGGAGACGAGGATCGACCTGAGCACGTTCAAGGTGTTTTTGGGCGATATCGCGACCTGGGCAAGGGAGGAGACTGTGACGACGAATGCATTTATCCAAAGAACGGATAGGAAGGTCGCGGACCATGAGTTAATTGACAGGTATGCTATCTATCTTGATATGGGCCATGAGCTAAATGGGCTGGGCTTGGTAGGATGTTCTTCGCCTGGGATACACAAGGTCAAGGTTCGCTCTCATTGCAAGATGTCGTTCTAGGGCTGGACAGAGTGATGTCGGCTGGATTGATGGAGTCTATCGAGTGGTTCTTTGAGCTGGTATGTCGCTTACAAATGGAGATTGTTAGGAAATTTGAGGTCCTGATGTTTGGTACAGCATGACAAAGATAAGGATGGGTATCTGACCAAGGATGAAGTCATTCAGCTCTCTGAATCTTTGCTCGTGAGCGTCATCATATCATTGGACAACAAACCGACTAGCTAACGCGTTATCAAAGTTTATCTTCCGAAACGAACCAGGTGACATTTACCTGGCCTCGGTATCCAAGTTCATTCTCAATGCGTTCGAATTTGGTGATGCCACCGCTCCCGAGGGGAGTGTCACTTCTCCACAGGATAGGGAGACCTTGAATGGTGACAAGGAGACTGCTTCAAGTGCAAGAGAAAGGTCTGATTCCACTGCAGGGCCACATAACTTGCCTTATCTAAGTGAGCTCATATATTGCGGACGCGACGGTTTGTCATGCTGATAAAATGACGATAGACCTTGCGACGTTTAGAATGGTAGTATTGGCCGATGAGCTGCTGGAAAACTTCTTCGACCATGATCTTTCCGCGTCCTTCCAGCTTGAACgtacagaagaagaagactatCACCAAGCGCACCAGAGGCCGGAAGGTCTGTTGGGTGGTTTGATGAACCTAGTTGTCACCAATGAGTATGTCTGTTTTCATCTCGCTGGCCTTTTCTCTACATGCTAATCGTATTACAGGAATAAAAACCGTCTCAACCGTCTCGCAGATGGATTCGGTGCTGCTCTTGGCAAACATGCAGAATGGCGAAAACCCTCACTCGCGAAGTCCGCAGACCCTCAAGCTATCACAAGTGCTTCCTCCGATCTTCGTGCGCGCGAATCACTCCTTACACCCGCACAACAACAAGGTAACCTTCAACGACGTCGCTCTGCATCTTTCACCTCCCAAGCGTCCGTCAAAACTACCAATACTACCAACACACAGGAGACCAATATCCAGGAGACCAAGAGTcttgtggatgtggaggcGAGATATAGGGAAGAGAGCCAGATGGTTCGGGCGGCTCAGGAAGCAGTGATGCACCGGCCCAATTTTGCGATCGATGCCATTGGAGAtagtgatggtgaggaagatgaggaggaaggagaggaggagacTGCTGCGATTATGAATGAGGTTGAGAGGTTTTTGGCCCAACACGaggcagatgatgaggggCTCAAGGgggagcagaagaaggttgcGACTGGTGAGTGTCTTGTAGCCCCGGCGATGTGGATATCAGAGGCTGAGATTTTTCTTGCAGAATTGTTGAAAGCTGAGCCAATGGGTGCCAAAGCTTCGAGTGATAAAAGCGACGCCTCCTTAGTGGATATTTAGTCAACGGTTGTGATGTCTTCATAGATAAAAGAGTTTGCTTATTAGTTTTGTTTGCAACTGTATAAAAAGCTTCATTCTTCTGTCTCCCTTGACGATTGGTCGTAGATGACCCTGTCTATTTCAGATGCTCACTGATGTATAACCTCGTACCGCCCTTTGCAATGATAAGTTTTGGAAATTCTGGCAAATTATATGGCATTTCCTTGCAGATGCAGTACAAATGTTATAGACGATATTAGAAGTCGCGAAGGACACTATTTACAATTTCCTATGATGATTGATTAAACCCAGAGCCTCATGGATTTTTTACTACGACGTCTCTTCCCAATGAGATGCAGGTCTCGTATGCGAGCATAAGAAGCACTTGACCCATGAAATCGACAAGCGCGGAATGTATAGGGAGAGTATAAGAGCTAAAAAACCTTGATCAGCGTTCGAGCGAAATTaggggatgggaagagaacaTACTCAGGATCAAGATCCTTCGACCAGAAGAACAGAGTCAAATAGTGAGCAATAACTAGTGACATGAGTGTCTGTCCCAGAAAGGTAAATCAGCATTTGCTCCATGATATAGCGACGCATAGAAACATACAATCGCACTAAAAGCAACCCATACTGTCCAGCCCAAAGAGGTATCAACCCAACCAACCCAAGTCACAAAGAATAAAAACGCGCCCTGACACGGGTAAGCGATGAGGAACAAAGTGATGCCGCGTTGAAAAGGAGTAAGACCCGAGTGGCCCCCGTGCAAAGACGATAGGTTGGCCACAGAGCGAGGACGCGGATGAGTAGGATGGAGGAGTGTGTGTAATTGAGTGGAGAGACGATTAGCATGGATAGCGCCAATTGACCCAGTCAGGCCTAGCTAGGGTGAGCATTCGGATGAAAAAGATATCTATCAACCGCACTCACCCGTCATGGATATGGCCAACAATGCAAATCCTCTGTACTTGCCTACACCTATGGAAAGAACCATTCCCGTTCCACTAGAAATAAGCATGGCTCCGATCTGCCCATGTGAGCTTGATCCTGAGTTACAGAAGGATTCGCTTACCAATGGGACCCATCCGCCCTTCGCAACTTCTTTAACCCACACGTTGCGCACAACACGTCGAGTAAACCAGCCTGCGGCACTAGACATGATAACGACAGCCAATAAGGGTATTACCGTATCCATCGCACCGACGAGAGCTGTACccagaagagaaagaataAAAAGGGTAAGGAGATCGCCAAGGCAAGCTGCCAAAGGCGGAGTGATATTGTCTGTGCATCACAAAAACCTTCAGCATGCAATTACAATCCAGCGAAAAAGAGCTCCTTACCTGGGTCCGCACCAGCCCATCTCGAAACGACAACCAAGCTTCCCATAAACGAACCAAGCACAGCACTACTAATTCCGGCACTGCCCATTCCTGTGGCCAGTACCATCACCAATTGCTTCCACCCTGGCCTGGTATAACCCTCGTGCCATTCTTGGTCAGCACTTTCGAGACCGGGGTTCGTACTGTTGCCATAGCTCACACCCTCCGGTATATCACCCAGTCGATGGATCGTCAAGAGACCGAGGACAAAGCTGATAAAGGCCGCGACggagctgatgatgagggatTGGAGACCGAGAAGAGTCATGTTGGCCATGAGCATGGTACGTCGTGTGACACGATGATCGAGTTCACCAATATTCGCTGATGTACCGAGTCGGGCGGAGAGACACATCTCAAGATTACCCTTGAGGTTGCCGATCATAGggacaaggatgaaaagcTCGTCAACGCGTCTGAAGACTCGCCATCGGGCCAAATGTTCGAGAAGTTGGCCGGTGAAGACGAGTCCCACGAGAGAAAGTAGAACAGAAGGAGTGGCCTGGTACAAATTGAGCAACTCATATTTACTCTGCAAAATAGTAGTCTACGCACCTCGAAAAGCAGACTCATCATGTCCTTCCACTTATCTTTTCTGGTATTACTTGACATAATTTCGAGCTCAGGCTCAGCATAGCCAAAGCTTTCACCCGGGAAGCCATGGTTCAACGGCCCATTATCCTTCCAGCTATCAACTGACGGCCTCTCTGACACCAACTGATTCATTTCATCTTGTGGTAAGTTGCCAAAATCTTCGGAAATCGCCTTGCCTTTGTCCTTCCCGTCGGCCGCGGCAGCTTTGGTATTCAACCACTTGGCTTCCTTGTAGTTGTGATCCTGTTCGATCTCATTTCTATGGACCCCCATACCTTGCCTTGCAGAAGAACTTGAAGTAAAAGCTGGCCCCCCTCTATCGCCATCTTTGATATTCTCTAGCTTTAGAAGCTGATTTTCAGGTTGTTCTTCAAACGGAGGAGTCCGGTAAGACTCGTCCTCCAGATATGACGATCCTATAGCCGCTGCTGCGAACCTTTTTGTTTGGCGTATCTGATCTGCTATATCTCTCTTGAGAATCGGAGACATTGTGATTGTAATAATGGAATTTTGAATGAGAGTAACTGTTGTCGGGATTGTACGGTCCAACGAACTGAATTTGGCTCATCTCGGCAATGTTAAGTGGAGTATAAGGCACGTGACCATCGTCCAAGCCCGCGGCGGGTCCTCAGGTTTCCCATGTAAATTGGGAGTCTTCCACTTTTCACGGACTCTTAAAATAGTGGTTGAGGTAAATAGACCAGCCTAATCGGCATaaatctttctctttcataCACATACTTCTTCCCCGGTAATTTACGATGCCTACTATCCGCCATTCTGTGATCAATACTCGGTACAAAATAGTGGAACGTCGATCATGCTCTCTCTAACCACATGTGCCAGTACAGGTAGCTCTTCGATAccttgatgaagagatttATGGTCTAACTCTTGATGCCTTTTCTAATTCAAGTCGAGAAGATTTTCCACCTCTTGAGGGATATCATTGAAACGGTACAGGTGACAACTTGATGACTCTCAGCTGGGCATATCTGAGGGAACCGATGAAAATAGCCACTATAAAAtggaaaatgggaaaatGATGAGTCGACCGTGAGAGGGCCTGCCTTCATTGAAGTGTAGCATTCACCAAAAAATTGAGCAGTATTGTTATCATCAAAGTTATATGCTTGATCATATGTCTTAGGGATCTAAATGAAACAAAAGCCAAACAAGGACCAACTGAGGCGACAATGGTTCCGGACGCGCGTTTGGTAAGTTTTTTCATAGTCATCTATTTAACCCTAGTCCTCATGAGGCTTTTCAATTTCCGGCGCATCCAACCATCCAACTCTCTCGGCCAACTTATTCAGTAACCAACCGCTCAATCCCCATATTTCCAAATCTTCTGAAATATTGACCTTATTTCCTGGTAGACGTATCACGAGATCATCAGCTCTTATCTTGTAGTATGGTCGGAACCTGTTCAGACGGAAGAGGTGTACGGCGCGACGTTTTGGATCAGATAGAGCtgagaggggaaggggtaAGATAGCAGAGACCTCAGCAGGCGAGAGTATTAAGGAGGACAGTGGAAGTGATGGCAGGGAAGACCCGCCACTGGGAAATGGCGGTGGCGCCGAGTGAATGAAACCCTGCATACATATTAGTTTGATTCGACAGAGGAAATAGGTTAAGAATGACTGACTACGAAGGGCCAAACCCGGGAACGATTACCAAGACTGTATTCCGGGTCTAGCATACCAAGGACTTCGACACTAGAAGGCGGTAAAGCTAATTCTTCGTGGGCTTCTCTCAAGGCAGTATGTATAAGGTCTCTGTCCGTCTGCGATCAAGGTTAAGTAGAATTCGAAAGAAATGATTTACAGCTCACGTCATCTGCTTTACCACCGGGAAAGCTATCCCAATATATCTAATATCAGCAAAGATCCGTTATTCTTGCGATTGTCATAATGCACCCGGTCCTAGGGTCCTACCTCACCTGGCTTCACCAGCATGTACTCTCATACCGTTCGCGCGTACCTCCATGAGTATATGGGGTTCTGAATTGATGTTCATGAGTGGGATCAGCACAGCTGCATCGGTAGGGGGTCGAGGACCGACGGTGGTATGAGTatgaggtggaaggatAGGAGGTAGGCTGGGAGGTTTGAGTGCCCTGGATATATTGGCGAGTATAGAAGGAGTGAATGTTCGTGGCGGCATACTGAATGCAACTTTGGGAGTCACAGAACTTATCCAGGATAAGAATAAGTCGTCAACAGTCGGAGGTCCGGCTATACATCGTTCATTATCACCCGAAAGGGGAatgttacgtaataatTCTGGTCCCAATAATACAAAAAAGCAGCCGATTCATAATATATATTTAACACGCAAAGGATTGAATTATTTACTATTTAATAATCGATATACGTGCGTACTCCGtcgtactcttcttcattgtATGTTGTATTTGATCCATTTTGATACTACAGATGGTAACTAAACCATCAAAGAGTCAGTCGTTATAATGCCACCAGGTTTCTTTGGCCCTCCATAATGAAGCGTTGTATAATTCTTTACCACATCTTCGAAAACGAAGGTTGTGAGTACGTAACTGGGTATGTTTATTTCCAGACAGCACGAAAAAAGCTCGCTCCTCTCCGTCCGCGAAAGATAGTCTATCATTGCTCGAGATAGATTCATTCCAAACATCATCAGACATTGCAATCATGCCGTCTGCAAAGGATACTGCTATGGTAGCTATCAGTAAATACGGGATTTAGATTTCGGAGTTGTTTTTAAAACGCAGGGTACAGTTATTACTACCGCACTAAAGTCATTTTATTGTCTGGTTAAAATCGTCAAATTAGAAGAtgttccctccttccagcaTACGAGACTTATCAGAACTATTCAAACCGGCATTCAACAATATCTCTACAGTAAAAACCGCCATTTGAGAAGCAAGACTCTTGCCTGGgggatttgaagaatcATGATTGGTATCGATTGAAGGGGTGGTCGGGCCAGATTTGATGGGATAGTCTCTCTGTTGATTGATAACTGATCCGACCTCTACTCTCAGATCAATCTTTGATGAGTGCGTCACCACTGATCAGTGCAATGCTCCAAATGTGATAACACGATAATGGATTCCGCCACTGATGGGTGGGTTCGAAGTCTCGCGACCAGGCCACCGTTTTATTACTGAAGTATCAACAGTCATTTGTAAATGTGTGCTGCTCTCTtgaaaatggaaggattGGAAAAGCCTTTGGAAATGATCGATGCCTGAAAAACATTCGATACTCTGTCGTCAAATTCCGGATAGCCACACGACGCGGGATTGGGCTTAAGTGCAACATAATTTGAGACCCGTAATTGTGGTATAAGGAAGGTCATTCAGAATGTCGGTGGAGACGATAGGTTGATGAACATGTAAGATTGTCGTTATCCCCATTGAAGGTACTTATTTGACCAGAAAAAGTCAACAATATGTTAATCCTTTTAAAGCGGTCAATTCGTATCTCTTTTCACGGCCGAAGCTGTCAGCTAATAGAATGCGAGTGGAAATTATCTGTGGAACTCTGATCTTTTCACTCCGCTAGCTATCACTGCTAATCGCTACTGAAAACGCAGTACTGGTATCGGACGTTGTCCTTGCAAGGATGTTAAGAAGGATTGGCTCTTTGAAACACATTATCCAAACGCGAGTTAGCATCAGTAGGCGAATGCAGGCATCATATTAGGCCAAGTTAGTAGCGCTGTTATGATTATTCTGCTTTTCCATTATTAGAGTTTCCTTCCCAGATATAAAACATGGTATCTTTCATCAGTATCAGTGTTCAGCAATGCACAACTGCCTATGTGGTACTATTATTGAGTAAGGTTCCAGGGGTTCCACATCGTATGATAATTGGAGCTATatgaaggaaagcagaTCTCTTGACCAACCATATCTTCAGTAACGCGTCAATCTGCAGACGAAGGCAGGCAATCTGAATTTATGCCTTGACCCACCCCCTGTTGTTCCTTGGGCATGAATTGTCAGATGTCTGAGGGAACGCCGATCTATTTGGATCCATCCCTCTTGACCGACTAGCTTGTGAGAAAGAATTGATGGGCTGGTGAGTTGCGCTGTGCATGAAAGTTGGCTGTGGCTGAGTCGACTGGGTAAATCGGTCAAAGCCTGATCCGCCACCGCTACCGCTACTGCTATCGTCGACAACGACTCGTCGACCATTGGGTAGTCGCACAAAACTCGGCCCCTCTGTGGTGGCCGGAGACGCCTGACATGGGCTCGATTCGTTAATTATCACATGTCTCCCGTCGGACAGTCGGACAGTCCTGCGCCCTCGGGTATTCGTCTGCGTTGGCTGCGTCGAGTTATTCGCCCGgacccatcttccatcagGTAGTTGCGCAATCCTCGGCCCTATCGTGCTGGCTGCAGAAGTGTCGGAAGGGCCATTGACAACAAAACGTCTTCCATTTGGCAATTGAACAACCCTTCGGCTACATCCTAACCCATTACTAGCGACGGAAGGGTGGGCGAAAGGTGAGCGAGGGACGTATCCGACTAAGTCCCCTTCTGCTTGTGGCGTTTGTACCATCATGCGATGTCTAATCAAGTCTTCCATAGTAAATGGGTTACTGACATGGTATATTGTTAGTATAGATACGTTTTTCTCTCTTACCGTTTCAGCATTCGACCCACTTCTGAGTGAATTGAGAGGGAAGTGTTGTGGCCCAAGGACGTTGATCTTGCGAAAAATTGGATTGGAAATCCCCCCTTGGGTGGTTGGTTCCGCCAAATGCATTTTGTAAAGACGGCTGTCCGCTTTCTATGATGGCTATATCAATTCAGCAACTGTGCAAGCATATATGAACGTTTAATACGTTGTGTTATATGACCTACTTTGTTGGGCGAGTAATTGCAAACCCCGTTCCATCAAGTTcaccttttcatctttaAGTACTTCCCAGGTAGGCCTTCTCGGTGGGGTGGTTGTGGCCGTGAAAATTGGGTCAGGAAGTATTTGGGTAGTCATTTGCGGATGATCTGTAGTAGTAGCAGTAGGAGAGGTAGAAGTATTTCCTGgtaagaaggaagagagttTGTTTAATAAGCTCCCGAAAACAGACTCGCGGGTGGCAGAGGGGTTGTTTGTCTCTGTCATGGTACCCCTAACAGGATATGGCCCTTGGTCTCGTGGAGGAGGCAGGGGAGGACCTTCATTGACGCTGTCTTCAACATCTGATTGTACGAAGGGACCCGTTTCCATATCAGATTCTTCCGCGCTCGAAAATGAACCTGACATGCGGCTTCTCCTACTGGGGAAAAACCTGCGAAATCGTGGTCTTGGGCTTGTAGCCGCAGTGTCAGGTTGAACTGCTTCATTTGAGCTTCGCACAacttctgcttcctcttcgcgACCACGATTAATCGACCCACTCATATAGTGCTGGTGGGGATTGGTTGTGGCAGATCGTCTACTGTGATTGATGGGGGTGATTAAAGTcagccatcttcaaatGCAACTGGTTTTGATGATTGATAAAACATCTACCTTGGGCCAATTTGACTTTGTGTGTATGGTCTGCGGCCGGTGGTTTCACCGTCGGATGCAAGTTCCTTCAAAACGTTTGGTCTCTCTGTCCCAAATGCACTTGAATGTACGCCTAGAATGGTCTCAGATGTGATATCAGCATCCCAACTGCCGTTAATTCCTGAGCAATACCGATCACTACGAGTACTAGTTTCCCCCGTCCTGCTCATTCGAGTTTTGCCCGTTTGAAGAAACCGGCTCTCGTCTTCAGTGGTTGGAATTTTCCTCATGATAAAATCCTTTTCGGaaagctcatcatccccgTCCGTGGCATATTCATCCGTATAGCAGTAATAGTCCGTGTCGAAGTCGTGGCTTCCTGTTGAATATGACCTTGAAAGACCCTCCCACCCTAGTCGCTCATAACTGTCCTCTGCGGTAAAAGGTTGGTGGGTCGACTCGTCTGGAATATCACTTTGCAATGTTCGTGATCCCGTCCGTGTATCATATGGGCTCGAGTATACAGTTCGTGTCTGGAGAGGACGTCTCTCCAAGtcaacatcatctctccGGATAGTTTTGGTctcactatcatcatcttcaggcTTTCGGTACGATGGCCTTGGCGGGGGCCAGGATCGCCTACTTCCCtcacttctttccactGAGGGATCTACATAGTCCATTTCCGAATGCTCTTTTGAAGCGGAAACTTGCACGCTATTTTCAGATTCGCTTTCTTCTGGGAATGCTCCAGGtggttgagatggatggcGGGATGACATCAAAGTCGCAAAAGCCGCAAAACGATAAACGTTATGGTGATAATTTGCTTTTTCCAAGACTTGTGTTTATAGGGTGTTGTGAGTCAATGAATGAGTGAGGGATTAGTGGCGTGAATGGAGTTCGATGGAGTTGAGAGCGTTTATGTGGGGAAGATATGGCTGAAGGacgagagagaaaggaagagggtacAAGGGTTGTGGaatggatgaaaagaaCGAGTTTTGATGAA
Coding sequences within:
- a CDS encoding solute carrier family 41 — translated: MSPILKRDIADQIRQTKRFAAAAIGSSYLEDESYRTPPFEEQPENQLLKLENIKDGDRGGPAFTSSSSARQGMGVHRNEIEQDHNYKEAKWLNTKAAAADGKDKGKAISEDFGNLPQDEMNQLVSERPSVDSWKDNGPLNHGFPGESFGYAEPELEIMSSNTRKDKWKDMMSLLFEATPSVLLSLVGLVFTGQLLEHLARWRVFRRVDELFILVPMIGNLKGNLEMCLSARLGTSANIGELDHRVTRRTMLMANMTLLGLQSLIISSVAAFISFVLGLLTIHRLGDIPEGVSYGNSTNPGLESADQEWHEGYTRPGWKQLVMVLATGMGSAGISSAVLGSFMGSLVVVSRWAGADPDNITPPLAACLGDLLTLFILSLLGTALVGAMDTVIPLLAVVIMSSAAGWFTRRVVRNVWVKEVAKGGWVPLIGAMLISSGTGMVLSIGVGKYRGFALLAISMTGLTGSIGAIHANRLSTQLHTLLHPTHPRPRSVANLSSLHGGHSGLTPFQRGITLFLIAYPCQGAFLFFVTWVGWVDTSLGWTVWVAFSAITLMSLVIAHYLTLFFWSKDLDPDSYTLPIHSALVDFMGQVLLMLAYETCISLGRDVVVKNP